In Chitinophagaceae bacterium, the genomic window TTCTAAAATCAATGTACAGATAGCGTGGATTCCTTTAAAATAAAAGGCGACTTCATTAAATTGAATCAACTCTTGAAACTCATGGGATGGTGTAGTTCAGGAGCTGAAGCTAATGCAGCGATTGAGCAGGGACTTGTGATGGTAAATGGAAATGTGGAAACCAGGAAAAGAAATAAAATCATGCCTTCCTTTCAAGTAACCTACGGTGCCAATACAGTTTTGATAGAATAATCAGATGGTGATGCGTTCTGTATGATCATTATTGTTTTGCAGGAAAAGAGTTTATCAGTGATATAGTTGGAAAATTCTAAAACCAGATTCCGTTTTCCTGTTTATATTTTGTATGACCCCTGCAGTCTTTCTTCGTGCTTGCGCAACCCGATATCATAATAGTACCTGATAGCAGGAAAACAAAAAGCAGGAATT contains:
- a CDS encoding RNA-binding S4 domain-containing protein, with protein sequence MDSFKIKGDFIKLNQLLKLMGWCSSGAEANAAIEQGLVMVNGNVETRKRNKIMPSFQVTYGANTVLIE